From the genome of Tindallia californiensis, one region includes:
- a CDS encoding glucose-6-phosphate isomerase has translation MKIIDFDISQSASLITDDSIQKLQPHINLAHQLLHEKTGPGKEYLGWLELPSKINKEEIERIKEAALAIREQSDVLVVIGIGGSYLGARAVLELLQPSRLFGTQKGRAKELQVVFAGHQMDADYLYHLKHWLKGKEFSINVISKSGTTTEPAIAFRIFRQLLEERYGDIESRKRIYVTTDARKGALKNLADEKGYQSFIIPDDVGGRYSVFTPVGTLPIAAAGIDIDELLCGAAKAEKSLETPCLKSNAAYRYAAYRSFLYQQGKSIEILASFDSQYHYLCEWWKQLFGESEGKEKKGIFPTSLQYTTDLHSMGQYVQDGRRIVFETVIKTEESKESVLVPDTGDNNDGLEYLKNKELGMINNKALEGTIMAHIDGGVPVGILSVPEKSAFWIGYLMYFFQKSCAISGYMLGVNPFDQPGVEDYKRNMFSLLGKPGTEQLRQELEVKWKK, from the coding sequence ATGAAAATCATTGATTTTGATATTAGTCAATCAGCAAGCCTTATAACCGATGATTCCATTCAAAAATTGCAACCTCACATAAATTTAGCCCATCAATTACTTCATGAGAAAACTGGCCCTGGAAAAGAATACCTTGGTTGGTTGGAGTTGCCATCAAAAATAAACAAAGAAGAAATAGAGAGAATAAAAGAAGCTGCCCTAGCTATCAGAGAACAGTCAGATGTTTTAGTGGTAATCGGGATAGGAGGATCTTATTTAGGTGCGAGGGCTGTGTTAGAACTGCTGCAACCAAGTCGTTTGTTTGGAACCCAAAAGGGAAGGGCAAAAGAACTACAAGTAGTTTTTGCTGGACATCAGATGGATGCCGACTATTTATATCATCTAAAGCATTGGTTAAAAGGGAAAGAATTTTCAATAAATGTTATCTCGAAATCTGGAACAACCACTGAACCTGCAATTGCTTTTCGGATTTTTAGGCAGTTATTGGAAGAACGTTATGGTGATATAGAGAGTCGGAAACGAATTTACGTGACGACGGATGCTAGAAAAGGTGCTTTAAAAAACCTGGCTGATGAAAAAGGATATCAATCTTTTATTATTCCTGATGATGTTGGAGGAAGATATTCTGTTTTTACACCAGTCGGAACGTTGCCGATTGCTGCTGCTGGTATTGATATCGACGAATTGCTTTGTGGTGCAGCAAAGGCAGAGAAAAGTCTTGAAACTCCTTGTCTTAAATCCAACGCCGCTTATCGATATGCGGCGTATAGATCTTTTTTATACCAACAGGGTAAGAGCATCGAAATACTAGCAAGCTTTGATTCACAGTATCATTATTTATGCGAATGGTGGAAACAGTTATTTGGGGAAAGCGAAGGAAAAGAAAAAAAAGGAATTTTCCCCACTTCTTTGCAATACACAACCGATCTACACTCGATGGGTCAATACGTTCAAGATGGCAGAAGAATTGTCTTTGAAACGGTCATCAAAACGGAAGAAAGCAAGGAAAGTGTTTTAGTTCCTGATACAGGTGATAATAATGATGGGCTGGAATATTTGAAGAACAAGGAATTAGGGATGATAAACAACAAAGCCCTTGAAGGAACGATTATGGCACATATCGATGGAGGTGTGCCTGTAGGTATTCTTTCAGTGCCGGAAAAAAGCGCTTTTTGGATAGGCTATTTAATGTACTTTTTTCAAAAGTCCTGTGCGATCAGTGGATATATGTTAGGGGTTAATCCTTTTGATCAACCTGGTGTGGAAGATTATAAAAGAAATATGTTTTCATTACTGGGAAAACCAGGGACGGAACAATTAAGGCAGGAGTTGGAAGTAAAGTGGAAGAAGTAA
- a CDS encoding fumarylacetoacetate hydrolase family protein, whose translation MKFITVKADVKEVPGVLTKDGEHFYTFEQIFGEKAPVSVLELIRQEDEEMVNKVRYYLNIPDQKPYSLREFKQLAPIPRPFRNIICLGLNYQDHADELKTSFAKGKTTPKAPIYFGKMATEIIGTQAEIKVQDEVTKMIDYEVEVVAIIGKRGKNISVEDAYQYIFGYTIMNDLSARDLQATHSQWLRGKSLDGFTAMGPAIVHKDLMDHPLKLDLSCHVNDEIRQQSNTKNFIFDLPYVISDFSKGFTLEPGDMIATGTPSGVGMAFDPPKYLQKGDEVICKVEGLGTLKNTVR comes from the coding sequence ATGAAGTTTATTACGGTAAAAGCGGACGTGAAGGAAGTGCCTGGTGTATTAACAAAAGACGGAGAGCATTTTTATACGTTCGAGCAAATTTTTGGAGAAAAGGCACCTGTTTCTGTCCTGGAATTGATTCGTCAAGAAGATGAAGAGATGGTCAATAAAGTTCGGTATTATTTGAATATACCAGATCAAAAACCATATTCATTAAGAGAATTTAAACAGCTGGCACCGATTCCCAGGCCTTTTAGAAATATTATTTGTCTTGGTCTTAACTATCAGGATCATGCAGATGAGTTGAAAACTTCCTTTGCAAAAGGAAAAACAACACCCAAGGCACCTATTTATTTTGGAAAAATGGCAACAGAAATAATTGGAACACAGGCAGAAATTAAGGTTCAGGATGAAGTGACTAAAATGATTGATTATGAAGTAGAAGTAGTGGCTATCATCGGCAAAAGAGGAAAAAACATCTCGGTTGAAGACGCTTATCAGTATATTTTTGGATATACAATCATGAACGATTTAAGTGCCAGAGATCTGCAAGCCACTCATAGTCAATGGTTACGAGGTAAAAGCCTAGACGGGTTTACCGCTATGGGTCCGGCGATTGTACACAAAGACCTGATGGATCATCCTCTGAAACTGGATCTAAGCTGTCATGTTAATGACGAGATAAGGCAACAATCTAATACAAAAAACTTTATTTTTGATCTGCCATATGTCATTAGCGATTTTTCAAAAGGGTTTACGTTAGAGCCAGGTGATATGATAGCCACTGGAACACCCTCGGGTGTTGGGATGGCCTTTGATCCTCCCAAATACTTGCAAAAAGGAGACGAAGTTATTTGCAAGGTAGAAGGTCTTGGAACGTTAAAAAATACAGTGAGATAA
- the mgtE gene encoding magnesium transporter — MNEEMKLFFDEVLVLLEEKKYIQLRELFTEAKAADLAELIEEVAEEYPNNTTIIFRLLPKDLAADVFSYLSPTQKRNIVDTLHENQLRNIVEELNFDDKIDFLEEMPANVVKRILKRVTDDERKLINQFLNYPEFSAGSLMTIEYVSLKKEMTVAEALQHIRMNGIDKETIYTCYVLNETRKLEGIISLRKLILADDHLKVAEIMDVDVISTTTLDDQEEVADLFKKYDLMSLPVVDREDRLVGIITIDDIVDVIEQENTEDFEKMAALLPSEEEYMNTGIFLLARRRIVWLLVLMISATFTENIIGRFEDVLSAVVILAAAIPMLMDTAGNAGNQTSTLIIRGIALGEIELDDYLKVLWKEFRISILVGIMLASVNFVRMLLISNASLAIAITVSLTLALTVIMAKLFGGMLPILAKRMKLDPAIMAGPLITTIVDAMALVVYFNIAGIILGLY; from the coding sequence ATGAATGAAGAAATGAAGCTTTTTTTTGACGAAGTCTTAGTACTTCTGGAGGAAAAAAAATACATCCAGTTGAGGGAGCTTTTTACTGAAGCGAAGGCAGCAGATTTAGCGGAATTGATAGAAGAAGTTGCAGAAGAATATCCTAATAATACAACCATTATTTTTCGACTCTTGCCAAAAGACTTAGCCGCTGATGTGTTTTCATACTTATCACCTACACAAAAAAGGAATATTGTGGATACACTTCATGAAAATCAACTTAGAAATATTGTAGAAGAACTTAATTTTGACGATAAAATTGACTTTTTAGAAGAAATGCCGGCAAACGTGGTTAAACGTATTCTCAAGAGAGTTACAGACGATGAACGCAAGCTGATCAATCAGTTTTTAAACTATCCTGAGTTTTCGGCAGGAAGCCTTATGACCATTGAATATGTATCCTTAAAAAAAGAAATGACGGTGGCGGAAGCGTTACAACATATTCGGATGAACGGCATTGACAAAGAAACCATTTATACTTGCTATGTCTTAAATGAAACAAGAAAGCTGGAAGGAATTATATCCTTACGAAAACTAATTTTAGCCGATGATCACCTTAAGGTAGCTGAAATAATGGATGTAGATGTTATTAGCACAACGACGCTGGACGATCAGGAAGAAGTTGCTGATTTGTTTAAGAAATATGATCTAATGTCTTTACCTGTAGTAGATCGGGAAGACAGACTGGTGGGTATTATCACCATCGATGACATTGTTGATGTTATTGAACAGGAAAATACAGAAGACTTTGAAAAAATGGCTGCATTGCTACCTAGTGAAGAAGAATACATGAATACAGGCATTTTTCTTCTTGCAAGAAGAAGGATTGTCTGGCTGTTGGTTCTGATGATATCAGCTACTTTTACAGAGAATATTATTGGGAGATTTGAAGACGTTCTTAGCGCGGTAGTGATTCTGGCGGCGGCTATTCCGATGTTAATGGATACAGCAGGTAATGCAGGCAATCAGACATCCACTTTAATTATCCGGGGGATTGCCCTTGGAGAAATTGAGCTAGATGATTACCTTAAAGTGTTGTGGAAAGAGTTTCGTATCAGTATCCTTGTTGGAATCATGCTGGCAAGCGTTAATTTTGTCCGCATGCTGCTGATAAGCAATGCTTCTTTAGCAATTGCCATAACCGTATCTTTAACATTGGCACTAACGGTCATTATGGCAAAATTGTTTGGTGGGATGCTGCCTATCCTTGCAAAAAGAATGAAGCTGGACCCAGCCATTATGGCAGGTCCGCTAATTACAACCATTGTTGATGCCATGGCTCTGGTGGTCTACTTTAATATAGCAGGAATTATTCTTGGACTCTATTAG
- the rodA gene encoding rod shape-determining protein RodA — protein MINDSKLLKKIDFTLVVIVLLICAYGVVIISSSTLNHRLGAPHFVRSQIKSVAIGLMAMCFMLSINYKTLKRLALPIYLISNALLLMVLIIGVGQEDWGASRWIRIGGIGFQPADFVKIGLIICLAKIVDDQKEYINQPATLFKILGFMFAPLVLIMLQPDLGTTLVLGAIIFGVLFIAGLRYKYILMGAVLGLFTMPIFWNLLEDYQRTRILIFLNPEMDPMGAGYQIIQSKRAVGAGMLRGQGLYSGTQSQYGFLPERHTDFVFSVIAEELGFIGASVLLFLFIAMLVKCIYIAMNAKDDFGMFLVVGVIFMLAFHIFINVGMAIGLMPVTGKPLPFISHGGTFMLTNFMAIGLVLNVYMRRDVINF, from the coding sequence TTGATAAATGATAGTAAATTGCTGAAGAAAATTGACTTTACCCTGGTAGTGATTGTTTTGTTAATCTGTGCTTACGGGGTGGTTATTATCTCCAGCTCAACCCTGAACCATCGATTAGGAGCACCACATTTTGTAAGGAGTCAGATAAAATCAGTTGCTATTGGATTGATGGCAATGTGTTTTATGCTTTCTATAAATTATAAAACCTTAAAAAGATTGGCACTTCCAATCTATCTGATCAGCAATGCTCTTTTACTGATGGTGCTTATTATTGGTGTAGGACAGGAAGATTGGGGAGCTAGTCGCTGGATTCGTATAGGGGGCATTGGTTTTCAACCAGCCGATTTTGTTAAGATTGGACTGATTATTTGTCTTGCGAAGATTGTTGATGATCAAAAAGAATATATTAATCAGCCAGCTACCCTATTTAAGATACTGGGGTTTATGTTTGCGCCCCTTGTTTTAATTATGTTACAGCCTGATCTGGGAACGACGCTCGTTCTGGGAGCAATTATTTTTGGGGTGTTATTTATAGCGGGATTGCGTTATAAATATATCCTTATGGGAGCCGTGCTAGGCCTTTTTACCATGCCGATTTTTTGGAATCTGTTAGAGGATTACCAGCGCACTCGTATTCTTATCTTTCTTAACCCTGAGATGGACCCTATGGGGGCAGGCTATCAAATTATTCAGTCAAAAAGAGCTGTTGGTGCAGGGATGTTAAGGGGACAAGGACTCTATAGTGGAACACAGAGTCAGTATGGATTTTTACCAGAAAGACATACAGATTTTGTTTTTTCTGTGATCGCAGAAGAGTTAGGCTTTATCGGAGCATCAGTTCTTTTATTTCTCTTTATTGCAATGTTAGTAAAATGCATCTATATTGCGATGAATGCAAAAGACGATTTTGGTATGTTTTTAGTGGTAGGAGTTATCTTTATGTTGGCCTTTCATATTTTTATAAACGTTGGAATGGCGATAGGACTTATGCCTGTAACAGGAAAACCACTTCCTTTTATTAGTCATGGGGGGACATTTATGTTAACAAACTTTATGGCCATAGGCCTTGTATTAAATGTTTACATGAGGAGAGATGTCATTAATTTTTAA
- a CDS encoding acyl-CoA dehydratase activase — MQELFMGVDVGSVSTNIVVIDHNAKVISSQYIRTNGQPLETVKTGLRQLKKDFPEKAVIRGVGTTGSGRQLVGVMIGADVIKNEITAHATATAHFVPNVRTIFEIGGQDSKIIIIEEQMVVDFAMNTVCAAGTGSFLDHQAERLGIPIDQFGGKALSAQRDVRIAGRCTVFAESDMIAKQQFGFSKAEIIKGLCEALVRNYINNLGRGKKLEPPFVFQGGVAANEGIKAAFEKEINHEVIIPDHFDIMGAVGAAILAKDEIEVSGAQTKFRGFAAVDLDFTPRTFECEDCPNHCEVIEVKVDNEVVARWGDRCGKWTNTIKHI, encoded by the coding sequence TTGCAGGAATTATTTATGGGAGTAGATGTTGGCTCTGTTAGTACCAATATCGTTGTTATTGATCATAATGCAAAAGTAATTTCAAGCCAATACATTAGAACCAATGGACAGCCTTTAGAGACAGTCAAAACAGGCTTAAGACAGCTGAAAAAAGATTTTCCCGAAAAAGCTGTGATACGTGGTGTAGGGACAACTGGCAGTGGTCGGCAATTGGTAGGAGTTATGATTGGTGCTGATGTAATAAAGAATGAAATAACCGCACATGCAACAGCAACAGCTCATTTTGTTCCGAATGTAAGAACAATTTTTGAAATAGGTGGTCAGGATTCTAAGATTATTATCATAGAAGAACAGATGGTGGTTGACTTTGCGATGAATACAGTTTGCGCTGCTGGAACAGGTTCTTTCCTGGATCACCAGGCAGAAAGGCTTGGTATTCCCATTGATCAGTTTGGAGGAAAAGCACTTTCTGCTCAGAGAGATGTAAGGATTGCGGGAAGATGTACTGTTTTTGCTGAATCTGATATGATTGCAAAACAGCAGTTTGGTTTTTCAAAAGCGGAAATAATTAAAGGGCTTTGCGAAGCATTGGTACGAAATTATATTAACAACCTTGGTCGTGGAAAAAAATTAGAGCCACCTTTTGTATTTCAGGGGGGAGTAGCGGCAAACGAAGGGATTAAAGCGGCTTTTGAAAAAGAGATTAATCATGAAGTGATTATACCGGATCATTTTGATATAATGGGTGCCGTTGGTGCTGCCATATTGGCAAAGGATGAAATAGAAGTATCTGGTGCTCAAACAAAATTCCGTGGTTTTGCAGCGGTAGATCTTGATTTTACGCCTAGAACATTTGAATGTGAAGATTGTCCCAACCATTGTGAAGTAATTGAAGTGAAGGTTGATAATGAAGTGGTTGCCCGGTGGGGAGACCGTTGTGGAAAGTGGACCAATACAATTAAGCATATTTAA
- a CDS encoding 2-hydroxyacyl-CoA dehydratase — translation MKVTFPYMGTTVVYKKLLEMLGHDVIMAPKPTRQTINIGVKYSPEFACFPLKVIMGSYFEAIQKGAEVIITSGGNGPCRAGFYEKVHQKILESEGYNVDFIVFDSMFRDPGTFYKNMIKLKGKTPWHQVLKAMTFIYDMIGKLDYLEKMVQGIRAYEKNPGETTRLWEKIQHDFDQAFTFRALKEAFANGKDKLKMIPTKEVEESERIRIGIVGEIYVVMEDSINMKMEQLLNSLGAEVERSQYLSQWVTYNMLPKWMNWTHEKAVLKKGEPYIPILIGGHAKQSVGQIVDYGQRKFDGVVHLMPFGCLPELVSQSIIPKISEDYHIPVLTISLDEQTGIANNQTRVEAFVDLVRGKRRQKIEKQKKEIQGNEPKHCCSSN, via the coding sequence ATGAAAGTGACTTTTCCTTATATGGGAACAACAGTTGTTTACAAAAAACTTCTTGAAATGCTGGGGCATGATGTGATCATGGCTCCAAAGCCAACCAGACAAACCATTAACATAGGCGTGAAATATAGTCCGGAATTTGCATGTTTTCCTCTTAAAGTAATTATGGGAAGTTACTTTGAAGCCATCCAAAAGGGAGCGGAAGTAATTATAACTTCTGGTGGCAATGGACCATGCAGAGCAGGGTTTTATGAAAAAGTACATCAGAAGATTCTTGAGTCAGAAGGATATAACGTTGATTTTATTGTCTTTGATTCCATGTTTCGAGATCCCGGTACATTTTATAAAAACATGATAAAACTCAAGGGCAAAACTCCCTGGCACCAAGTGTTGAAAGCCATGACATTTATTTATGATATGATTGGCAAATTAGATTATCTGGAAAAAATGGTTCAGGGTATTAGAGCTTACGAAAAAAATCCTGGCGAAACGACCAGGTTATGGGAAAAAATTCAGCATGATTTTGATCAGGCCTTTACGTTTCGAGCCTTAAAAGAAGCTTTTGCTAATGGAAAAGACAAATTAAAGATGATTCCGACAAAAGAGGTTGAAGAAAGTGAACGGATTAGAATTGGTATCGTTGGGGAAATTTATGTTGTAATGGAAGATTCGATCAACATGAAAATGGAGCAACTGTTAAACAGCTTGGGAGCGGAAGTAGAAAGGTCTCAGTATTTGTCCCAATGGGTAACCTACAACATGCTTCCAAAATGGATGAACTGGACCCATGAAAAGGCCGTACTTAAAAAAGGTGAGCCGTACATACCGATTTTAATAGGCGGACATGCAAAACAAAGTGTTGGGCAGATCGTAGACTATGGGCAGAGAAAATTTGATGGCGTTGTTCACTTAATGCCCTTTGGTTGCCTGCCGGAACTTGTTTCTCAAAGTATTATTCCTAAAATAAGTGAAGACTATCATATTCCTGTACTCACCATTTCTTTAGATGAGCAGACCGGAATTGCAAATAATCAAACAAGGGTAGAAGCTTTCGTGGATCTAGTGAGAGGAAAACGAAGGCAAAAGATTGAAAAACAAAAAAAGGAAATCCAAGGAAATGAACCGAAACATTGCTGTTCTTCTAACTGA
- a CDS encoding acyl-CoA dehydratase activase-related protein, with protein MKIGIPRALLYHYYYPFWKTYLDSLGIETIVSSPTNKWIMDNGAKHSVPEICVPIKVYLGHVLELMEKKVDYIFVPRFVSIQKGQFFCPKFMGLPDIIRHSFPEIESILLSPYIESTTEDLATSIKQYHIFEEKCDIRRSDNRKALKKAEAVWKKFRELSLKGYDIPEATEMVMNDNCRILEDRRSKNTDGKSEDIEITIGVLGYVYNIYDSVISLDILNRLKEMGVRVKTFEMLSEDKLKAQLANMPKTLFWTFSDKLFAAGNHFYQDSDIDGMIHVTAFGCGPDSMLGKLLELDSTRYEKPFMTVRIDEHSGENHLQTRVEAFVDMLKRKKRNSKKGALA; from the coding sequence ATGAAAATTGGTATTCCACGTGCTTTGTTGTATCATTACTATTATCCTTTCTGGAAAACATATCTGGATTCACTAGGCATAGAAACAATAGTCAGCAGCCCAACCAATAAATGGATTATGGATAATGGAGCGAAACATTCGGTGCCAGAAATTTGCGTTCCGATAAAAGTATACTTAGGGCATGTACTGGAGCTAATGGAAAAGAAAGTCGATTATATCTTTGTGCCGCGATTTGTATCCATTCAGAAAGGTCAGTTTTTTTGTCCGAAATTTATGGGTTTACCAGATATTATTCGACATTCTTTTCCGGAAATAGAGTCAATTTTACTTTCTCCGTATATTGAAAGCACTACGGAAGATTTAGCAACTTCAATAAAACAATATCATATTTTTGAAGAAAAATGTGATATCAGAAGGAGCGATAATCGAAAGGCCTTAAAAAAAGCGGAAGCCGTATGGAAAAAATTCAGAGAGCTTAGCTTGAAAGGATATGATATACCGGAAGCCACAGAAATGGTTATGAACGATAACTGTAGAATATTAGAAGATAGACGATCAAAAAATACAGATGGAAAATCTGAGGATATAGAAATTACCATTGGTGTATTGGGTTATGTTTATAATATTTATGATTCTGTTATTAGTTTGGATATTCTTAATCGGCTAAAAGAAATGGGTGTACGTGTTAAAACCTTCGAAATGCTTAGTGAAGATAAACTGAAAGCCCAGTTGGCCAATATGCCAAAGACACTTTTTTGGACTTTTAGTGATAAACTGTTTGCTGCCGGAAATCACTTTTATCAAGATTCTGACATTGATGGAATGATTCATGTTACAGCTTTTGGCTGTGGACCTGATTCCATGTTAGGGAAATTACTTGAATTAGATTCTACCCGATACGAAAAGCCTTTTATGACGGTTAGAATTGACGAACACTCTGGCGAAAATCATTTACAGACAAGAGTGGAAGCTTTTGTAGACATGTTAAAGCGCAAAAAAAGAAACAGCAAAAAGGGGGCACTGGCATGA
- a CDS encoding TerB family tellurite resistance protein codes for MVKETKVREPRKMPVENRLAYGKLLGLMILSQNKPEAMTMKEFYRALKSIALKDRDRQVIFEYMMDPDESATSLTQQMMKHLNDQEENLIRFSLLEDLYRVMKADYYEDEGEKNFFNEVIHHLEIKERHIEQVRQTYERDNLYLPENVKPSISRMAMNQIASISAGLATAGIVFYVTNTKRKKQSPIEKAATVSTALVVYKTVESLANYKANHQLRMQKKLKKENSILLIELEKDIAKDIRMIKQIIRKKSSQFSETFTWQDVLVLLEKTKAYLEKS; via the coding sequence ATGGTAAAAGAAACAAAAGTGCGAGAACCACGAAAAATGCCTGTTGAAAACAGATTAGCCTATGGTAAGCTTTTAGGCTTGATGATCTTATCTCAAAACAAGCCGGAAGCCATGACGATGAAAGAGTTTTATCGGGCGCTAAAAAGCATTGCATTGAAAGATAGAGACAGGCAAGTAATTTTTGAATATATGATGGATCCGGATGAATCCGCTACATCCTTAACTCAACAGATGATGAAGCATCTTAATGATCAAGAAGAAAACCTTATTCGTTTTTCGCTTCTGGAAGACTTGTACCGAGTGATGAAAGCTGATTATTATGAAGACGAAGGTGAAAAAAATTTTTTTAATGAAGTCATCCATCACTTAGAAATAAAAGAGCGACATATAGAACAAGTGCGACAAACCTATGAACGAGATAATTTGTATTTGCCAGAGAATGTAAAACCATCGATTTCCAGGATGGCTATGAATCAAATTGCAAGTATTTCGGCAGGCTTGGCTACGGCTGGTATTGTTTTTTACGTTACAAACACAAAAAGAAAAAAGCAATCACCAATAGAAAAAGCAGCTACGGTTTCAACGGCACTGGTGGTTTACAAAACCGTGGAAAGTTTGGCAAACTATAAAGCAAACCATCAGCTTCGTATGCAGAAAAAATTAAAAAAAGAAAATAGCATACTACTAATAGAGCTGGAAAAAGATATTGCAAAAGATATCCGTATGATCAAACAAATCATACGGAAAAAATCCAGTCAGTTTTCCGAAACCTTTACGTGGCAGGATGTATTAGTCCTATTAGAAAAAACAAAAGCTTATTTAGAAAAATCATAA
- a CDS encoding chemotaxis protein CheW, with translation MEKQYVIFKLEKEEYGVEINHVQEITEHKTVTSVPNTPAFIEGIINLRGSIVPIVSIKKRFDLAQEEVGEDHRIIIINLETKQVGFIVDDASQVLTISEEQIENAPEIIAGAEREYITGIGKVSDKIILLLDLEKILTENEKNEIIEMEE, from the coding sequence ATGGAAAAACAATATGTTATTTTTAAGCTTGAAAAGGAAGAATATGGTGTTGAAATAAACCATGTACAAGAGATTACAGAACACAAGACCGTAACAAGTGTTCCGAATACACCGGCATTTATTGAGGGGATTATTAACCTAAGGGGCAGTATTGTTCCAATTGTAAGCATTAAAAAACGCTTTGATCTAGCCCAAGAAGAAGTTGGGGAAGATCACCGGATTATTATTATAAATCTGGAGACAAAACAGGTTGGCTTTATTGTGGATGATGCTTCTCAAGTGTTGACGATTAGCGAAGAGCAAATCGAAAATGCTCCTGAGATCATTGCAGGGGCAGAACGGGAATATATTACCGGTATTGGAAAAGTATCTGATAAAATTATTTTGTTATTGGATTTAGAGAAAATTTTAACAGAAAATGAAAAAAATGAAATCATTGAAATGGAAGAGTAA
- a CDS encoding RtcB family protein, producing the protein MFTVQDGINGNEKKALPIHIWLPGLEWIEEGCLQQVRNLSLYPYAVKQIALMADVHQGFGMPIGGVMATKEVVVPNAVGVDIGCGVAFCETKIEMDRLDRNVLEKIVHTAMNRIPQSFSHHKTPQISNCVKVFMKENQEEKRHPTIWSELNASFYQMGTLGGGNHFIEFQQNNEGKLCFMIHSGSRNIGYKIANYFNQVARKNRKRWESKVPDKMELDFIPVKSEEGQSYIKWMNLARDFARESRLHMMKALWQVFKEKENLIVEAPILDVHHNDVNRETHDGELLWVHRKGAVKASKEEKAIIPGAMGMNSYIVKGLANPRSFESCSHGAGRNMSRKQAKKQFSQQQVTAKLAEKQVILGKRKMNDIGEEAPEAYKDIGFVMEQQKDLVLPWQTLSGKVVIKG; encoded by the coding sequence ATGTTTACAGTTCAAGACGGTATTAACGGTAACGAAAAAAAGGCATTACCGATTCATATCTGGCTACCGGGTTTAGAGTGGATCGAAGAGGGATGTTTACAACAGGTGCGAAATCTTTCTCTTTATCCATATGCCGTAAAGCAGATCGCTTTGATGGCTGATGTGCACCAAGGATTTGGAATGCCTATAGGAGGAGTGATGGCAACAAAAGAGGTTGTTGTTCCTAATGCGGTTGGAGTAGACATTGGTTGTGGTGTAGCGTTTTGCGAAACGAAAATTGAGATGGATAGGTTGGATAGAAATGTATTAGAAAAAATCGTTCATACAGCGATGAATCGGATTCCTCAAAGTTTTAGTCATCATAAAACACCGCAGATATCCAACTGTGTAAAAGTCTTTATGAAAGAAAACCAAGAGGAAAAACGTCATCCAACAATCTGGAGTGAATTAAATGCTTCCTTTTATCAAATGGGTACGTTGGGTGGAGGGAATCACTTTATAGAGTTTCAACAAAATAATGAAGGAAAACTTTGTTTTATGATTCATTCGGGCTCAAGAAACATTGGGTACAAAATAGCCAATTACTTTAATCAAGTTGCCCGAAAAAACAGGAAACGGTGGGAAAGCAAGGTGCCGGATAAAATGGAGTTAGATTTCATCCCTGTTAAGAGTGAGGAAGGACAATCCTATATAAAATGGATGAATCTGGCACGGGACTTTGCAAGAGAAAGCCGACTTCATATGATGAAGGCTTTATGGCAAGTTTTTAAGGAAAAAGAGAATCTGATCGTAGAAGCACCTATTTTGGATGTCCATCATAATGATGTGAATAGAGAAACTCATGATGGAGAACTATTATGGGTTCATCGCAAGGGTGCTGTAAAAGCTTCGAAAGAAGAAAAAGCCATTATTCCCGGAGCTATGGGGATGAACTCTTATATTGTAAAAGGGTTGGCAAATCCCAGGTCATTTGAATCTTGCTCCCATGGTGCCGGTAGAAATATGAGCAGAAAACAAGCAAAGAAACAGTTTAGTCAACAGCAAGTAACCGCTAAGTTGGCTGAGAAGCAAGTGATTCTTGGGAAAAGAAAAATGAATGACATAGGAGAAGAAGCTCCAGAAGCTTATAAAGATATTGGATTTGTGATGGAACAGCAAAAGGATCTGGTCTTGCCATGGCAAACACTCAGTGGAAAAGTGGTTATTAAAGGATAA